The Spirulina subsalsa PCC 9445 region CCATCTAAGACCACAGCCGGAGCAATCCCACAAGCCCCCAAACAACGCGCCGCCATGAGCGAAATTTCCCCATCTGGGGTGGTTTCTCCGACCTCAATTCCCAGTTCTTCTTCGAGTTTTTCTAAGACTTTGCCACTGCCTTTTACATAACAAGCCGTCCCCATACAAACCACGCAACTATGGGCTCCACTAGGTTTGAGGGAAAAGAGATGATAGAACGTGGCCACCCCATAGACGCGACTGAGGGGAAGTTTGAGCGATCGCGCTATATAATCCAGAACTTCCGGTTCTAAATAGCCAAAAGACTCCTGTGCCTTATGTAATACCTCAATCAAAACATCTTGGCGATAATGATTCCGCTTCATGGTTATTTCCAGCACCTTGAGGCGTTTATCATCCTTGACTTTTTTATCTGACCCTTGAGACGGGGTAACGGCATTTTCTGTTACAGTCTTGGGCATTTTTTTAGATCCTTCGTAACTCTATCAGTGATCAGTCTCAACCGAACAGTTCAACTCAAAACAATTCCTCTGATTAAAACCAGATAAGCCACAGGGAAATTATCTAGACTCCCCTATCACGCCCTGTTTTTCCTTGTTTTTGTTGGTTGTTCCCGCTTGAATAACTGTTAAAAAAACACGAAACAAGCCACCTTATTGGGTGTTTCTTTAGGCACAGATCCAAGTCTAGTTACATTTTGCCTCTACGCTCTCACAAACTCAGAGAAATTTAGGATCATTCCAGAATTGCCAAGGCTTTCACAACAACTCAGTTGTTTATTCCCCCCCATCTTGTTCCCCCCTTCCAAAGGGGGTCTAGGGGGGATAAATCAACTCAGTGGGAATCGCTAGGTTTTTCCCTTCCGTGAGTAGAATCCCCCTAAATCCCCATTCCACAGGGGGACTTCCGGATTCCCCCACCCGGAGCAGAGTTATTCAGCACGCCCTACCTAGGGTCTGCTGAATAACACGCCTATGCTAGGCTCAACAAGGGAACAGGGAACTCTTAACAGGGAACAGATCATCTAAAACTGGCACGATTGCCTATTCCCGACTCCCGACTCCCGACTCCCGATTCCCCAACTCTCGGACTTATTCAGCACGCCCCACCTATTCCCTCCTCAACGCCGCCGCACCTGCACCGCCGGAACCCACAAATTCAAACTCGTGCCATCCAAACGGTACCATCCCGCTAAACGCTCCTCTACTCGAACCTTCGTCCCATCCGCCAAAGCCGCCCCCACAGGCACAGACTCATAATTTGGACCCGCCCGCACAATAGCCCCACTCCCCGGGGCAATTATTTCCGCATTCGCCATTTCACAATCCCGAAAAACCCGCGCCTCCGTTTCTCCACCCGGATTAGAACTCACCGACGGACTCGGATTATTCATCACCCTTCCCCCTGTCCCAATCCCCAGCGCCGTCAACGTTTCCGCCCCCACCTTCCCATCAACATATTCCAGCCCTTGCGCCCGTTGAAACGCCAGCACCGCCTGTTCCGTTTGCACCCCAAACACCCCGTCAGCCCCCGTCGGTCCCACATCATAGCCTAATGCCACTAAACGCCTCTGCACCGTCTCCACCAACGGCCCCCGCGCCCCCACCGCGAGAAATCCCCGTTCACCCAATCCCACATCCCCCCCACTATTCCCATTCCCCGACGTTCCCCCCGTCGTCACTTCCTGCCCGATAGTATAGGGGCCAAACAGCCAATTTCCATTCTCCAACTGTAACCAAGTCCCTTGGGCGGCCACCACGTCCACCCGTTGACCGTTGCCCAAACAAGTCACCGTCCCAAACTCCATCCCCGGCCCCCTGCGCACATTCAAGCACCCCCCATGAGGCGTTCTCACTTGGTGCACAGTTGCCCAAGACACATCGGGAGGAAGCAAAGCCGAGAGCGCAAGGGTCATTACAAACGGATAGAACCAAACGCGAGGCGGAAAATCTAGCCATTCAAGAGACATTGACCCAAACTCATCAGACCCAGAACCAAGCTGAGAAACATAGGAATAAGCAAAGGTATCCATGAGACACTCCGCAACAACCAAAATTTAGGGGGACTTCCTCCATTTTGCCATTAAATTTCAAGATGACTCACATCGCGCAACAATTGCACCCAATCATGATGGCGAGTGGGTTCTGATTCAATGCTCAATAATTCTAGGAGATGGGACATCTTATTGAGAGTCTGAGAACTTTCCATCGAACTTGACAAAGAACTATCGAGCAAATTGGCTAATTCTTGATACTTTATAAAGTTCATCTGATCATTTTTGCGCCAGCTAATCCCAGAACGACTGAAGGCTACCCCCTCGTGATCATTCCCCTTCGTGTCAATATAAGCCACAACTCTATCCTGTGGTTTAATCGTTAGCCAGTTTCTCAAAGCATAGGAAAACTTTTCCAAATCAACATTAGGAGCTATTCCATAATCACCCACCTTGAGTTTATCCTCATTGGCTACTAAATACTCGTACAAAGGATGACCCAAAAAATATTCATCCACCGTATAAAGACGCGCTTCAAGCTGCTTCAGAATAGACCCATCCCGTTTCTTGTTTGCTTTTAAAGCATCCCAGACCAAAAGGCCAACGGCAAAGGCTACTAACGCCGTCCCCCCGGTCATAACACTCACACCTCCCAAAGCCGCCATTAGCGTACTAATGGCGGCCGCACCTGCTAATCCTTCACCCACTCCAAAGACCGTTAAGGCTGTCAAGGCCGCATAAGTAGCCCCAAGCCCTGCAATCACTCCGGTTCCCATCGCTACCCCAAGATTTTGATAATCTTCCGCATCCATTTGGGCTACTAAGGCCACAGACAATAATCCTGCGGCTCCAATCAGCGCGGCTCCTCCTGTGACGACAGTTAATCCTCCCAACATTCCCAAACCTCCGGTCGCAACCGAACCCCCTCCTAACCAGGCTAAAGTTGCGTTAGTCGCCGCAGCACCGGATAGATTACTAATAGCAATACCTGTCCCCGCTTCGACTCCTACGGCGCTTAAAAGTCTGGTGGAAAGTGGAACAATCGCTGCACCTGCCCGTTTTGAGTCCTCCATTTTATCTGTAACTTGGTCAGTCAAATTAATCAAAGCTGCGATGCTTTCTTGCCATTCCTTGGATTTTTCAGTCCGAAGTTTATCGTTCTTTTCACGGGTCTTTTCACGGGCAATGACGTAGATAGCATAAGCATTCGCTGCAAGCAGGGGTTGACGTTTAGAATTAACCGTTTTGTTGCCTTTTTCTAAAAATTTATCTAACTGATTAGCCACAGCTTGATCAGAATCAGATAAGTCTTCCCCATTTCTAATTTTTTGATACACTTCTAGATAGCTCGCGTTTTGTGTATCGGCAAACTGGTTGATATAATTAACAATCAACAAATCTGCCGTATAAGCCCTAGAGGTTGCGCTAGCTTGTGCATAGTTTTGTTTAACCGACATCGGTAAAGTTGAACCGAAAATAATTGTATCTAAATCGGTTAAATCATCCCAATTAGACACAGGTTCACTGGCACGAACAAAAGCAAACGTTTTTAATAACTCTCTCTGTTCTTCCCGATTTAACTCGGATTGCTCTAGAGCCTTTCTCAGAGATTGTTCAATTCCCACAATAGAATTATTTTCACTCGCAATTTTATAACGTGCTTTAATTTCTTCGCTCAGTTTAGAAGACTGAACAACATAATCTAATAACTCTAGGGCGGCTGTATCGTCACAGTATTGACAATCTCGGATATTTTTATAAACTTTTCTGAGGCGATTTATACTTGAATTTTTTTGATGTTTAATCCATTTCGCTTTTTCTATCTCTTGGAAGATTTTATTATGAATTTCTGAATCTGGATCATATAAAGTGTGAACCTCAAGCTTACCATCGTGTTGAGAGTTATCGAGGCTTGAAAAGCGAATTCTTTGATTTTCTGCTACCTGTTTAGGGATAAAAATAGAAATAATTTCACCCGAACGCAAGATCAGTTCTTGTGTCCCTCCCATTTTGGCAATTTTATAGGGAACAAAAACAGGATAAACGTCAGGTGTATTTTTGAGATTAGATGAGGGGAGATTCCCTGTTTCTCCCTCAGCTATAGCTAAAGGAAAAGCTGGCGACATTTGCCAGCTTAGAGAAATTAAGCCTATACCTGCTAAAAAACGACGACGATTCAGGAAAACTAGACTAGCTTGATTTTGCTGAGAATCTTGCATCATAAAACCTGCTCTCTTTCTTAGGGTTCTACATTCCTATCCAAAGATCCTAGCCCAGTTAATCGGGATTGAAAAGTCAAGAATTATCAAGTTTTATTTTTTTTTGATTACAAATATTTAGTTGTGTTAAGTGTTTTTTCGAGTTTGTAAAAAAACTCAGAAAGAGAAATAAGGTCTGATTTTATATCTTATTCCTCTTCTGTCACTCTGGAAGATTTTACCGAATCTTCACCATCACAGCCAACGAGAGAATCAGGGTTTGAACCTGATCTGACAGAAGAGGGATATACTGTATGTGATCGAGAAAAGGGAGTCAAAACCGTGATCATTAAAAGTAAAGATCCCATTGATGCTCAAATTCAACAACTCGAAAAAATCAAACAACAAACGAATCTCTCCCCAGAACAGCTAAAAAAAGTTGAGCGAGAATTAAAGTTTTTACGGTCAGGGAATCAGGGGGAACAAAACTCCGCTTATTTTATCGACTTTTATTATAAGGATAATCCCCACTGGCTTGTTATTCATGATCTTAGATTGGAATATGATGGGTTAGTCGCACAAATTGATCACCTCTTAATCAACCGTTTTCTAGATTTTTATGTCTTAGAAAGCAAAAACTATGCTCAGGGGATTAAAATTACAGAAGAGGGGGAATTTTTAGTCTGGTTCAATAATCACTACAACGCCATTGAATCACCCATTGAACAAAATGCCAGACATATTAAAGTCCTCGAAAAATTATTACGAGGGGAGGACTTATTACCCAAACGTCTAGGCTTTTCCTTGCCGCCTAACTTTTTATCCTATATCTTAGTTTCCCCAAAATCGAGGGTTATTCGACCTGATTCTACTGTTTTTAACACTGAATCCGTAATGAAGGCGGATGTTTTTCATCGTAGAGTTCAACAAGACATTGAACAGGAGAATCCGGTTGCTGCTTTGGGTTCATTAGCTAAGTTTTTGACCAAGGATATGATTGAAGAACTAGCCCATACTCTAGTTAATTATCATAAACCTTTTGTGATTAATTATTATCAAAAATTTGGTATTTCTGAGAAAAAAGAACGTCCGATTCCAAAGGTCATTCCATCTAAACCGAAACCTCTAGTTAAACCCCAAGTTAAAGCGAAAGTCAAACCTGAAGTCAAACCTAAAGTAGAACTTCATAAAACCATGCCAGATCATCTCGTACAATCTTCTTATTATTGCTATAATTGTAAGGCTACTATTTCAGAAAAAGTGGCGACTTTCTGTTTTAATAATAAGGATCGTTTTGGAGGGAAAGCCTATTGCTACACTTGTCAAAGAAAGCCACCGTTTAGTAAGAGTTAAGAAACTTCTAGCTAAAAGACTACTATCTGACCTTAAATAATTATCAATTTTTGATAATTAATGTTCATATTTGGTGTTCGAGTTTAAATTGACCTCAGCACCTCCTATAAGGGTTCCTGATTCATCTGTTTCCTTATCATCATGGCGATTTTTAGTTCAGATTAGGCACAAAATACCATGCAAAAACAGGGGAGTATTTCAACCCTTCAATTTAACCATGTTACCTATAGTTACCCCGGCAGTTTTACCACTGCTTTAGATGATGTATCTTTATCTATTGGGGGTGATCAAGTCTCTATTTTCATTGGACGGAATGGGTGCGGAAAAACGACTTTATTCTGTTTAGCTAATGGCTTATTTCGTCCCCAAAAGGGCAAGATTGAGGCTTTTGGGAAACCTTTGGGGTATGATCACCAGTCTTTAAACCAACTGCGGCAAAATGTGGGGTTTGTGTTCCAAAATCCTGAATATCAGTTAGTGGCGGCTACGGTGGAAGAGGATTTATCCTATGGATTGTTCAATTTTGGCTATAGTGAGGGGGAAGTGCGCGATCGCGTCCAACAAGCCCTAGTAGACTTTGATCTAGTCCAGTTAGCGGATACACCCATCCATCATCTCAGTTTAGGGCAGAAAAAAAGAGTTGCGATCGCCGATGTGATGATCCTACAGCCACAACTCCTCCTATTAGACGAACCGACAGCCTATCTCGATCCTTACCAAACCCGCAACCTTATCCATCTTTTACAACAAATTCGCGCCACCGGAACCGCGATTGCTATTGCCACCCACAACCTTGATTTTGCCTATACTTACGGTGACTGGTTATTTGTTTTAGATCAGGGAAAGTTAGTCACCCAAGGCACTCCCCAAACCGTGTTTAACGAGTCCCCAGTGATGGAGGGTTTAAAGTTAGGTCGTCCCCTAATTTTAGATGTATTAGACCTCCTAGAAGAACCGGAAAAATCCAGAATTATGAGACAATTTATTCAGGGTTGCCAGATAACAATATAAGCAAACTTTAAGGTTGTCCAGCAACCCTTAGAGTTATTGCCCTGCCCACTATCTACTGAAGAGCCATAAATATTGAACAGATCATCTCATCATTCTAGGTTAAAATAGCGATAACCCCGACAATCGCACATGAACTAACATGGACATTTATGGTGGTCAAGATCCTCGGAACATCCCCATCTATTCGGCTGGAGATGCAGGTCGCTATCTCAAAATTCCCCCCTCCACAGTTCGCGCTTGGACAGTGGGTTATCGTTATGCCGTTACGGCGGGTTCTCGGACATTCCAGCCTATCATAGAAACTCAGATGAAAAACCCCCTGCGGTTGAGTTTTATAAACTTAATTGAAATTCATGTTTTAAGGGCAATTCGTAAACATCATAAACTTGATTTAACAAAAGTTAGAACAGCATTAGACTATATTAATCAAGTCTTTGCAACCCCTCACCCCCTTGCCCAACGTGAATTTTATACGGATGGAGTGGATTTATTTATCAAACAATATGGTGTATCAATTAACGCATCAAGTCAGGGAAAAACAACTTTAAAAAATCTCTTAAATACCCACCTAGAACGAATAGAACCAGATGATAAAGGATTAGCATTAAAGCTCTATCCTTTTACTAGAAACCAAGAAGAAAATAACCCTCGTTTGGTAGTGGTTGATCCTTATGTTTCTTTTGGTCGTATGGTTATTACAGGAACAGGTATCCCCACATCAATTATTACCGAACGCTTCCACGCTGGAGATTCTCCTGAACAAATAGCTAAGGATTATGAATGTGATATTGAGAAGATACAGGAGGCTATTCGCTGTGAAACTCGTGCCATCATGTTATGAAGTTTAAGCGCTCTACAACAGTTTTTTTTCTGGATCGCTGTTTGGGAAAACATCCTATTATTGAAATACTCCGCTCAACAGGTGTTGCTGTTGAAGTTCATGATGAT contains the following coding sequences:
- the hoxE gene encoding bidirectional hydrogenase complex protein HoxE, yielding MPKTVTENAVTPSQGSDKKVKDDKRLKVLEITMKRNHYRQDVLIEVLHKAQESFGYLEPEVLDYIARSLKLPLSRVYGVATFYHLFSLKPSGAHSCVVCMGTACYVKGSGKVLEKLEEELGIEVGETTPDGEISLMAARCLGACGIAPAVVLDGAVAGKQTPESTLARIKEWQE
- a CDS encoding peptidoglycan-binding domain-containing protein yields the protein MDTFAYSYVSQLGSGSDEFGSMSLEWLDFPPRVWFYPFVMTLALSALLPPDVSWATVHQVRTPHGGCLNVRRGPGMEFGTVTCLGNGQRVDVVAAQGTWLQLENGNWLFGPYTIGQEVTTGGTSGNGNSGGDVGLGERGFLAVGARGPLVETVQRRLVALGYDVGPTGADGVFGVQTEQAVLAFQRAQGLEYVDGKVGAETLTALGIGTGGRVMNNPSPSVSSNPGGETEARVFRDCEMANAEIIAPGSGAIVRAGPNYESVPVGAALADGTKVRVEERLAGWYRLDGTSLNLWVPAVQVRRR
- a CDS encoding nuclease-related domain-containing protein, which gives rise to MIIKSKDPIDAQIQQLEKIKQQTNLSPEQLKKVERELKFLRSGNQGEQNSAYFIDFYYKDNPHWLVIHDLRLEYDGLVAQIDHLLINRFLDFYVLESKNYAQGIKITEEGEFLVWFNNHYNAIESPIEQNARHIKVLEKLLRGEDLLPKRLGFSLPPNFLSYILVSPKSRVIRPDSTVFNTESVMKADVFHRRVQQDIEQENPVAALGSLAKFLTKDMIEELAHTLVNYHKPFVINYYQKFGISEKKERPIPKVIPSKPKPLVKPQVKAKVKPEVKPKVELHKTMPDHLVQSSYYCYNCKATISEKVATFCFNNKDRFGGKAYCYTCQRKPPFSKS
- a CDS encoding energy-coupling factor ABC transporter ATP-binding protein is translated as MQKQGSISTLQFNHVTYSYPGSFTTALDDVSLSIGGDQVSIFIGRNGCGKTTLFCLANGLFRPQKGKIEAFGKPLGYDHQSLNQLRQNVGFVFQNPEYQLVAATVEEDLSYGLFNFGYSEGEVRDRVQQALVDFDLVQLADTPIHHLSLGQKKRVAIADVMILQPQLLLLDEPTAYLDPYQTRNLIHLLQQIRATGTAIAIATHNLDFAYTYGDWLFVLDQGKLVTQGTPQTVFNESPVMEGLKLGRPLILDVLDLLEEPEKSRIMRQFIQGCQITI
- a CDS encoding DUF433 domain-containing protein — encoded protein: MDIYGGQDPRNIPIYSAGDAGRYLKIPPSTVRAWTVGYRYAVTAGSRTFQPIIETQMKNPLRLSFINLIEIHVLRAIRKHHKLDLTKVRTALDYINQVFATPHPLAQREFYTDGVDLFIKQYGVSINASSQGKTTLKNLLNTHLERIEPDDKGLALKLYPFTRNQEENNPRLVVVDPYVSFGRMVITGTGIPTSIITERFHAGDSPEQIAKDYECDIEKIQEAIRCETRAIML